The following are encoded together in the Phenylobacterium sp. NIBR 498073 genome:
- a CDS encoding FAD-dependent oxidoreductase produces the protein MSSTIAHSSPAPLKIAVVGSGVAALSSAWLLSQRHRVTVYEKADRLGGHSNTVVAETPEGGVAVDTGFICFNDATYPNLIALFDKLGVTSRATDMSFAVSLDQGGFEYAAPGLFAQRRNLVRPRFWSMLGEILRFYRQAPEDLEGLTDPQLTLGEYLKRQGFSEAFRDNHLLPMAAAIWSSPAHTLMDYPAEAFIRFCGNHGLLKLVDRPMWRTVEGGSRVYVEQLARAIADIRLGAGVRAVQRTGDGVLVQDDQGRAERFDHVIIGAHANQALAMLAEPSDQEKETLGAIKYSRNLTVLHTDSDLMPRRRRAWASWNYIGVGDGLCVTYWMNRLQGLPGQDLFVTLNPPRAPRAGALLRSEIYEHPIFDPAAIQAQKRLWSLQGRGGVWFCGAYFGAGFHEDGLQSGLAVAEQLGGVRRPWSVRDESGRIHLAPLDESAWGRAA, from the coding sequence ATGTCGTCAACTATCGCCCATAGCTCCCCTGCGCCGCTGAAGATCGCCGTCGTCGGCTCCGGCGTCGCCGCCCTGTCCTCGGCGTGGCTTCTGTCTCAGCGCCATCGGGTCACAGTCTACGAAAAGGCCGACCGTCTCGGCGGCCACTCCAACACGGTCGTGGCGGAGACGCCGGAGGGGGGGGTGGCTGTAGACACGGGTTTCATCTGCTTCAACGACGCCACCTACCCGAATCTGATCGCGTTGTTCGACAAGCTGGGCGTGACGTCCCGCGCCACCGACATGTCCTTCGCGGTGTCACTGGATCAGGGAGGGTTCGAGTATGCCGCGCCGGGCCTGTTTGCTCAGCGCCGCAATCTCGTGCGGCCGCGCTTCTGGTCCATGCTGGGCGAAATTCTGCGTTTCTATCGTCAGGCGCCGGAGGATCTGGAAGGGCTGACCGATCCTCAACTCACCCTCGGCGAATATCTGAAACGTCAAGGCTTCAGCGAGGCGTTCCGGGACAATCACCTCCTGCCGATGGCGGCGGCGATATGGTCCTCGCCGGCCCACACGCTCATGGATTATCCGGCCGAAGCCTTTATTCGCTTCTGCGGCAACCACGGCCTCCTGAAACTCGTCGATCGTCCGATGTGGCGGACTGTCGAAGGAGGCAGCCGCGTCTACGTCGAGCAATTGGCTCGTGCGATAGCCGACATTCGGCTCGGCGCCGGGGTGCGGGCGGTGCAGCGCACCGGCGACGGCGTGCTGGTTCAGGATGATCAGGGGCGCGCCGAACGCTTCGACCATGTCATCATTGGAGCCCACGCGAACCAGGCCCTGGCGATGCTGGCCGAGCCGAGCGACCAGGAAAAGGAGACGCTCGGCGCGATCAAGTACAGTCGCAATCTGACCGTGCTGCACACGGACAGCGATCTGATGCCGCGCCGACGGCGGGCGTGGGCGAGCTGGAACTATATTGGCGTGGGCGATGGGCTGTGCGTCACCTATTGGATGAACCGCCTGCAGGGCCTGCCCGGCCAGGATCTGTTCGTCACCCTCAATCCGCCCCGCGCTCCCAGGGCCGGCGCGCTTTTGCGCAGCGAGATCTACGAGCACCCGATTTTCGATCCGGCCGCCATTCAGGCCCAGAAGAGGCTCTGGAGTCTCCAGGGCCGCGGCGGAGTCTGGTTTTGCGGCGCGTATTTCGGCGCCGGCTTCCATGAAGACGGCCTGCAATCGGGCCTGGCCGTTGCAGAGCAACTCGGGGGCGTGCGGCGGCCCTGGTCGGTTCGTGATGAGAGCGGGCGGATCCACCTGGCGCCACTCGACGAGAGCGCCTGGGGGAGGGCCGCATGA
- a CDS encoding DUF1365 family protein, with amino-acid sequence MTPVSSALYIGGVTHQRHRPVKHRLKYRAFWLLLELDEIDGLNHSLRLFSRNRFNLISFYDRDHGDGSQGPLRVQIEGCLQRAGVDIGSGPIRILAMPRLLGYVFNPISLYFCHGPDGRLAAMVYEVTSTFGRRHSYVLPVPIDDQADGVIRQGAAKALYVSPFMGMEMDYEFRGRVPAQRFGLTVRGVDADGVLITAGMTARRRALRDFELLSVSFLQPLMTLKVVAAIHWEALKLWLKRVPLTRQPSPAPDKVAVQDGPRESRLGR; translated from the coding sequence ATGACGCCTGTCTCCTCGGCGCTCTACATCGGCGGCGTAACGCACCAGCGACACCGGCCCGTCAAGCACCGGCTGAAGTACCGCGCCTTCTGGCTCTTGCTCGAACTCGACGAAATTGACGGGCTAAACCACAGCTTGCGCCTCTTCTCGCGCAATCGGTTCAACCTGATCTCATTTTACGACCGCGACCACGGCGACGGATCACAAGGCCCGCTGCGTGTCCAGATCGAGGGCTGCCTTCAAAGGGCCGGTGTGGACATTGGCAGCGGGCCAATCCGCATCCTCGCCATGCCTCGCCTGCTGGGTTACGTCTTCAACCCGATAAGCCTCTACTTCTGCCATGGGCCCGACGGTCGCTTGGCGGCGATGGTCTATGAGGTGACCAGCACCTTTGGTCGCCGCCATTCCTACGTGCTCCCTGTCCCAATCGACGATCAGGCCGACGGCGTGATCAGGCAGGGCGCAGCCAAGGCCCTCTATGTCTCCCCCTTCATGGGCATGGAGATGGATTACGAATTCCGCGGCCGCGTTCCGGCGCAGCGTTTCGGTCTGACAGTGAGGGGGGTGGACGCCGATGGGGTGTTGATCACCGCCGGAATGACCGCCAGGCGCCGTGCCCTGCGGGACTTCGAGCTACTTTCGGTATCGTTCCTGCAGCCGTTGATGACCCTGAAGGTCGTGGCCGCAATCCATTGGGAGGCGCTCAAGCTCTGGCTCAAGCGCGTCCCGTTGACCAGACAGCCTTCGCCGGCCCCCGACAAAGTCGCGGTCCAGGACGGCCCGCGTGAGAGCCGCCTTGGTCGATGA
- a CDS encoding cyclopropane-fatty-acyl-phospholipid synthase family protein has translation MLLRKLMANWTWGQLTLDLPDGSRRAASGTEAGHAAEMTVADYRFATRVFTRGDIGFAEGYVAGEWDSPDLAVLLEALADNYDHIRRLHEGDMANWAINWLGHQLNRNNRSGSRRNIHAHYDLGNAFYRAWLDPTMTYSSARFDHPGQPLAEAQIAKYRSIARMLNLHAGQCVLEIGCGWGGFAEFAAREIGALVTAVTISREQYEFASRRMFEAGLSERVDVRLVDYRDIGGQFDCVASIEMFEAVGREYWPTYFRKIHDLLKPGGRAGLQIITIQDALFDDYAARTDFIQKYIFPGGCLPSERKIAPIISRAGLTQIDVERFGRDYADTLAQWAQRFDAAWDEIRAQSPTFDERFRRLWRFYLAYCEAGFRSARTDVVQLALGRAA, from the coding sequence ATGCTGTTGCGGAAGCTCATGGCCAATTGGACATGGGGGCAGCTGACCCTCGATTTGCCGGACGGCTCCAGGCGTGCGGCAAGCGGAACCGAGGCCGGTCATGCCGCCGAGATGACGGTCGCCGACTATCGCTTTGCGACGCGGGTCTTCACGCGGGGCGATATCGGCTTCGCCGAGGGCTATGTGGCAGGCGAATGGGACAGCCCCGATCTCGCTGTTCTGCTTGAAGCCCTGGCTGACAACTACGATCACATTCGCCGTCTGCACGAAGGGGACATGGCGAACTGGGCGATCAATTGGCTCGGACATCAGCTGAACCGCAACAACCGCAGCGGATCCCGGCGCAACATCCACGCTCACTATGATTTGGGCAACGCGTTCTATCGGGCGTGGCTGGATCCGACGATGACCTATTCGAGCGCGCGGTTCGATCACCCGGGCCAGCCGCTGGCCGAGGCTCAGATCGCCAAGTACCGCTCCATCGCGCGCATGTTGAATTTGCACGCCGGGCAATGCGTTCTTGAAATTGGATGCGGTTGGGGCGGCTTTGCGGAGTTCGCGGCGCGCGAAATCGGGGCCTTAGTGACAGCCGTCACCATCTCGCGCGAACAATACGAGTTCGCATCCCGTCGAATGTTCGAAGCCGGCTTGTCTGAGCGCGTGGACGTTCGGCTCGTTGACTATCGGGACATTGGCGGACAGTTCGACTGCGTCGCCTCGATCGAGATGTTCGAGGCCGTCGGGCGGGAATACTGGCCGACCTATTTTCGCAAGATCCACGATCTATTGAAGCCCGGCGGGCGAGCGGGGCTGCAGATCATCACCATTCAGGACGCCCTGTTTGACGACTATGCGGCGCGTACGGACTTCATCCAGAAGTATATATTTCCGGGTGGTTGCCTGCCTTCGGAGCGGAAGATAGCGCCGATTATCTCTCGCGCAGGCCTGACCCAGATCGACGTCGAACGCTTTGGTCGTGACTATGCGGACACCTTAGCGCAGTGGGCGCAGCGGTTCGACGCCGCGTGGGATGAGATCCGCGCGCAGTCACCGACCTTCGACGAGCGTTTCCGACGCCTGTGGCGCTTCTATCTCGCCTATTGCGAGGCCGGCTTCCGCTCTGCGCGCACGGACGTAGTTCAACTCGCGCTTGGGCGCGCGGCGTAG
- a CDS encoding efflux RND transporter periplasmic adaptor subunit — protein MAINRKSITFIGLAGVLAAGLGVLVAVTRPQEILTSTVTMQKTERVIAVVGRARPVDRIDVRPLYAGQVVRLLHDEGDTVAAGEPLAVIKADVEQAQTQSELARAQSARARAAEALQSYQRTKTLFDRGFAAEAALDQASAALRAAQADVAAAEATAKVAAARTREFVVRAPNASLVLARPIDAGQVVDTNTTLFELGSLTGGEIEAEVDEAYADAIQPGMAARFAATGSKATFGGQVSEVSPRVDAATGGRLVRLTYGEMPGLVPGRSVDVTIVVRPAEKVILVPRSAVLGASVAPKVYVLGKDGVVGVRTVRIADWPSGDAIVESGLAEGDRVLLQPAMASPGERVRGRAER, from the coding sequence ATGGCTATCAATCGCAAGTCGATCACTTTTATCGGTCTGGCGGGTGTCCTGGCGGCCGGCCTGGGAGTGCTCGTTGCCGTCACACGGCCGCAGGAGATCCTCACCTCGACGGTGACAATGCAGAAGACTGAGCGCGTTATCGCGGTCGTCGGGCGAGCTCGGCCCGTCGATCGCATTGACGTGAGGCCGCTGTACGCCGGTCAAGTGGTTCGATTGCTGCATGACGAGGGCGACACCGTTGCGGCGGGAGAGCCTTTGGCGGTCATCAAGGCCGACGTCGAGCAGGCCCAAACTCAGTCCGAACTGGCGCGCGCGCAGTCGGCTCGCGCGCGGGCCGCCGAGGCTCTGCAAAGCTATCAGCGGACAAAGACCCTTTTTGATCGCGGCTTCGCGGCGGAGGCCGCGCTGGATCAAGCGAGCGCCGCACTGCGCGCGGCCCAGGCTGACGTGGCGGCCGCCGAAGCCACGGCAAAGGTCGCTGCGGCGCGCACGAGGGAGTTCGTCGTCCGTGCGCCCAACGCCAGCCTCGTGCTTGCTCGGCCTATCGACGCCGGCCAGGTCGTCGATACGAACACGACGCTTTTCGAGCTCGGCAGCCTGACGGGCGGCGAGATCGAGGCCGAGGTGGATGAGGCTTACGCTGACGCCATCCAACCGGGAATGGCCGCACGATTTGCGGCGACCGGCTCCAAAGCCACCTTCGGCGGCCAGGTGAGTGAAGTCTCTCCCCGGGTGGACGCTGCTACCGGCGGCCGGCTGGTCAGGCTGACCTATGGCGAAATGCCCGGTCTGGTCCCTGGCCGGTCGGTCGACGTCACCATTGTCGTGCGGCCCGCTGAGAAGGTGATCCTGGTTCCACGCAGCGCGGTGCTGGGCGCCTCGGTGGCGCCGAAAGTTTATGTCCTGGGGAAGGACGGCGTAGTGGGCGTTCGCACGGTGCGCATTGCAGACTGGCCTTCTGGCGATGCGATCGTGGAGAGCGGGTTGGCCGAGGGCGATCGCGTCTTGCTTCAACCGGCAATGGCGTCGCCGGGCGAGCGGGTACGGGGAAGGGCGGAGCGTTAG
- a CDS encoding ABC transporter permease: MFAFMVARRYLASNPAQTALLLAGVALGVVVFVFITALIEGLAVRLTDEVTSNSAHVSLEPDIQRGRILATPGVRSEGPALVSTFQRQQIRQWRAVVDQIRAQGGVAGISPQITGSSFLLRGEAVQPVSVTGLEPDGLDVISPISTHIIAGTAVLGADGVLVGERLADELGLGTDQPVLLRTDRGAERLLTVRGIFRTGLESLDSRVLFLNLQTARPLFRLPEGVSNIEIKLDRPAEAVAVARALKEATGLRSTPWQKKNESLDDALRAQGQTGRLIQLFSLVSIIIGVASALVLSAYRRRPEIGIMRATGISSGFIAQVFVLQGLIIGLVGGAIGCLVGYGLCQGLASIAGPDGRPALPIAPERGGYLTVFVLATLGAVAASAWPARSASKVDPLDAIQL, translated from the coding sequence ATGTTCGCCTTCATGGTGGCGCGGCGCTACCTCGCTTCGAACCCGGCTCAGACAGCGCTGCTCTTGGCGGGCGTAGCCCTGGGCGTCGTGGTGTTCGTGTTCATTACGGCGCTTATCGAGGGGCTGGCGGTGCGCCTGACGGACGAAGTCACGTCCAACAGCGCTCATGTCAGCTTGGAGCCGGATATCCAGCGAGGGCGGATTCTCGCCACGCCGGGGGTTAGGAGCGAAGGCCCGGCTCTGGTCTCGACGTTCCAACGTCAGCAGATCCGCCAATGGCGCGCCGTCGTCGATCAGATCCGTGCTCAAGGCGGGGTGGCCGGCATCAGCCCTCAGATTACGGGAAGCAGCTTCCTGCTACGTGGGGAAGCGGTTCAACCGGTCTCGGTCACCGGCCTTGAGCCGGACGGCTTGGACGTGATCTCGCCGATCAGTACGCACATCATAGCTGGGACCGCAGTGCTCGGCGCGGACGGCGTGCTTGTGGGCGAACGCCTTGCCGACGAACTCGGCCTGGGGACCGACCAGCCGGTGCTGCTTCGCACCGATCGGGGAGCCGAACGATTGCTTACCGTTCGCGGAATATTCCGTACTGGCCTGGAGAGCCTGGACTCGCGGGTTCTATTTCTGAATCTGCAGACGGCAAGGCCGCTATTCCGGTTGCCGGAAGGCGTCTCAAACATCGAGATCAAGCTCGACCGACCGGCCGAGGCCGTCGCCGTCGCCCGCGCGCTCAAGGAAGCGACAGGGCTGCGCAGCACGCCCTGGCAGAAGAAAAACGAATCCCTGGACGACGCACTGCGTGCACAAGGCCAGACCGGTCGATTGATCCAGCTGTTTTCTCTCGTATCGATCATCATCGGCGTGGCCAGCGCGCTAGTCCTTTCGGCTTATCGCCGACGGCCTGAAATCGGGATCATGCGGGCGACAGGCATCTCATCAGGCTTCATCGCGCAGGTTTTCGTCCTGCAGGGCCTGATCATCGGGCTCGTCGGCGGGGCGATCGGGTGCCTGGTCGGATATGGTCTCTGCCAAGGCCTGGCCTCGATCGCCGGGCCGGACGGCCGCCCGGCCTTGCCGATCGCGCCCGAACGCGGGGGTTACCTGACGGTGTTCGTGTTGGCGACACTTGGCGCCGTCGCCGCTTCGGCGTGGCCAGCGCGCTCGGCGTCGAAGGTCGATCCCCTGGATGCGATCCAGCTATGA
- a CDS encoding ABC transporter ATP-binding protein produces the protein MNALLSARSVDKRFQNGDDVTQVLKGIDLELRSGELVALVGASGSGKSTLLSILGLLLRPSAGEIWVNGERIDDLPENKRAAYRNQKLGFIFQAHHLLPDFSALENVALPAAAPAGGISKSIRARSTELLGRVGLEDRMDFRATRLSGGQKQRVAIARSLINGPLLVLADEPTGNLDRESADQVLSLMREMNRQDGVTFLICTHDEHVASQCSRRIVLVDGRVGSESSSSNP, from the coding sequence ATGAACGCACTGCTCAGCGCCAGAAGCGTCGATAAGCGCTTTCAAAACGGGGACGATGTTACGCAGGTGCTCAAGGGGATTGATCTCGAGCTCCGGAGCGGGGAACTCGTAGCCCTCGTCGGAGCCTCGGGGTCTGGCAAGTCGACGCTGCTTTCAATTCTCGGCCTGCTGCTGAGACCCTCCGCCGGCGAGATCTGGGTCAACGGAGAGCGGATTGACGACCTGCCCGAAAACAAACGCGCTGCCTACCGCAACCAGAAGCTCGGATTCATTTTCCAGGCCCATCATCTGCTTCCGGATTTCAGCGCGCTTGAGAACGTAGCCCTTCCAGCCGCAGCCCCGGCTGGGGGCATTTCCAAGTCGATCCGCGCCCGCTCAACCGAATTGCTGGGCCGCGTCGGATTGGAAGACCGAATGGACTTCCGGGCTACCCGGCTTTCCGGGGGGCAGAAGCAGCGGGTGGCGATCGCAAGGTCGCTCATCAACGGCCCGCTGCTGGTGCTTGCCGACGAGCCGACGGGAAACCTCGATCGTGAGTCGGCCGATCAGGTCCTTTCCCTGATGCGGGAAATGAACCGGCAAGACGGCGTCACGTTCCTGATCTGCACTCATGATGAGCACGTCGCATCCCAGTGCTCACGCCGCATCGTGCTCGTCGATGGGCGGGTTGGCAGTGAGAGCTCATCCTCCAACCCCTAG
- a CDS encoding class I SAM-dependent methyltransferase — protein sequence MRPDLHEANRRSWNEATRAHNSHKGDQAAFFRAGGSTLYPEELDMLGDVAGRSLAHLQCNSGQDSLSLARLGARVTGVDISDEAVAFAARLSAESGVAARFERSDLFDWFAKARTEGRRFERVFTSYGTICWLSDLKAWGRGVADLLEPGGRFGMVEFHPFSLVFDPQWTPRHDYFAEGPIEEPDGVGDYLADSGETLALDAYHAGVEGFRNPNPAFEFYWGVGEVVSALVEAGLTLERLVEYPYSNGWAAFANMQDLSGGRLAPPPSMPRIPLMYGLSATRPG from the coding sequence ATGCGACCCGACCTGCACGAAGCCAACCGCCGCTCCTGGAACGAGGCCACCCGCGCCCACAACAGCCACAAGGGCGACCAGGCGGCGTTCTTCCGCGCCGGCGGATCGACGCTCTATCCCGAAGAACTGGACATGCTGGGCGACGTCGCCGGGCGCAGCCTCGCGCACCTGCAGTGCAATTCCGGCCAGGACAGCCTGAGCCTGGCCCGGCTCGGCGCGCGGGTGACCGGCGTCGACATCTCCGACGAGGCCGTCGCCTTCGCCGCCAGGCTCTCGGCCGAGAGCGGGGTGGCTGCCCGCTTCGAACGCTCAGACCTGTTCGACTGGTTCGCCAAGGCCCGGACGGAAGGCCGCAGATTCGAACGGGTCTTCACCTCCTACGGCACGATCTGCTGGCTGTCGGACCTGAAGGCCTGGGGGCGCGGGGTCGCCGACCTGCTGGAGCCCGGCGGCCGCTTCGGCATGGTCGAGTTCCACCCCTTCTCGCTGGTGTTCGACCCGCAGTGGACGCCGCGCCACGACTATTTCGCCGAAGGGCCGATCGAGGAGCCGGACGGCGTCGGCGACTATTTGGCCGATTCCGGCGAGACCCTGGCGCTCGACGCCTACCACGCCGGGGTAGAAGGGTTCCGCAATCCCAATCCGGCCTTTGAATTCTACTGGGGCGTGGGCGAGGTCGTCAGCGCCCTGGTCGAGGCCGGCCTGACGCTCGAGCGGCTGGTGGAGTACCCCTATTCGAACGGCTGGGCGGCGTTCGCGAACATGCAGGATCTCAGCGGCGGCCGCCTCGCCCCGCCCCCGTCCATGCCCAGGATTCCGCTGATGTACGGGCTATCGGCCACACGGCCGGGCTAA
- the cueR gene encoding Cu(I)-responsive transcriptional regulator, with amino-acid sequence MNIGQASKASGVTTKMIRYYDEIGLVRPSARTDSNYREYDEREINELRFIRRARSLGFSMPEITQLLSLWRDRVRPSREVKAIAERHLADLDARIAEMQAMADTLRHLSHCCAGDDRPDCPILADLTQGTLPADPKPKGRRAPVHEH; translated from the coding sequence ATGAACATCGGCCAGGCTTCCAAGGCATCCGGCGTGACGACCAAGATGATCCGCTACTACGACGAGATCGGGCTCGTGCGGCCCTCGGCGCGGACCGACTCCAACTATCGCGAGTACGACGAGCGGGAGATCAACGAGCTGCGCTTCATCCGCCGCGCCCGCTCGCTCGGCTTCTCGATGCCGGAGATCACCCAGCTGCTGTCGCTGTGGCGCGACCGCGTGCGCCCCAGCCGCGAGGTCAAGGCGATCGCCGAGCGGCACCTGGCCGACCTCGACGCGCGCATCGCCGAGATGCAGGCCATGGCCGACACCCTGCGTCACCTGTCGCACTGCTGCGCCGGCGACGACCGCCCCGACTGCCCGATCCTCGCCGACCTGACCCAGGGGACCCTGCCGGCTGACCCCAAGCCCAAGGGCCGGCGGGCGCCGGTTCACGAACACTGA
- a CDS encoding heavy metal translocating P-type ATPase gives MSQIPLKPLDIPVLGMTCASCVGRVEKAIAAVPGVATASVNLAAERAHVELTPEGDTAAVVEAIRKAGYEPLDRTVDLKIEGMTCASCVAKVEKALKAVPGVLDAQVNLATERAQVRALAGGAETAQLIAAVAAIGYGAEDIDRAAAPDLADREREAREAEITGLKRAVAVAAAGTLPLFVIEMGRHFIPGVHHWLAASIGEQPWRLASFVLAAIVLFGPGLRFFRKGVPNLIRRTPDMNSLVVLGTTAAFVYSTVATFAPVLLPAGADHVYYEAAAVIVTLILLGRLFEAQAKGRTSEAIKRLMTLQAKTARVVRGGEEVEVPIAEVVAGDVVAVRPGERVAVDGEVVDGASFIDESMITGEPIPVEKTVGATVVGGTVNKTGAFRFRATKVGSETMLAQIVRMVEAAQGSKLPIQATVDKVTSWFVPVVIAAALLTFAAWMVFGPSPALAFALVNAVAVLIIACPCAMGLATPTSIMVGTGKAAELGVLFRRGEALQALRDVKVVAFDKTGTLTEGRPALTDLQAAGGFGEDEVLALTSAVESRSEHPIAEAIVEAAKTKGLAIAEPQDFEAVPGFGAQARAGGRLVQVGADRFMAKLGLDVGAFAATAERLGAEAKSPLYVAVDGKLAAILAVADPIKPTTPEALAALHAMGLKVAMITGDNAHTARAVAAKLGLDEIEAEVLPDGKVAAVKALRERFGAIAFVGDGVNDAPALAAADVGIAMGAGTDVAIESADVVLMRSDLRAVATAAALSRAVMRNIGQNLVWAFGYNVILIPVAAGVLFPIFGLLLSPMVAAGAMALSSVSVLTNALRLKAFRPPVAV, from the coding sequence ATGTCGCAGATACCCCTGAAGCCGCTGGACATCCCCGTGTTGGGCATGACCTGCGCCTCGTGCGTGGGCCGCGTGGAAAAGGCCATCGCCGCCGTGCCCGGGGTGGCGACCGCCAGCGTCAACCTCGCCGCCGAGCGGGCGCATGTGGAGCTGACGCCCGAAGGCGACACCGCCGCCGTGGTCGAGGCGATCCGCAAGGCCGGCTACGAGCCGCTGGACCGCACCGTCGACCTCAAGATCGAGGGCATGACCTGCGCCTCCTGCGTGGCCAAGGTCGAGAAGGCGCTGAAGGCCGTCCCCGGCGTGCTGGACGCCCAGGTGAACCTGGCGACCGAGCGGGCGCAGGTCCGCGCCCTGGCCGGCGGCGCCGAAACCGCGCAGTTGATCGCCGCGGTCGCAGCCATCGGCTATGGCGCCGAGGATATCGACCGCGCCGCCGCCCCGGACCTGGCCGACCGCGAACGCGAGGCCCGCGAGGCCGAGATCACCGGCCTGAAGCGCGCCGTCGCGGTCGCCGCGGCCGGCACCCTGCCGCTGTTCGTGATCGAGATGGGCCGCCACTTCATCCCCGGCGTCCACCACTGGCTGGCCGCGAGCATCGGCGAGCAGCCCTGGCGGCTGGCCAGCTTCGTGCTGGCCGCGATCGTGCTGTTCGGGCCGGGGTTGCGGTTCTTCCGCAAGGGCGTGCCGAACCTGATCCGCCGCACCCCGGACATGAACTCGCTCGTGGTGCTGGGAACCACCGCCGCCTTCGTCTATTCGACGGTGGCGACCTTCGCGCCGGTCCTGCTGCCGGCCGGCGCCGACCACGTCTATTACGAGGCCGCCGCGGTCATCGTCACCCTGATCCTCCTGGGCCGGCTGTTCGAGGCCCAGGCCAAGGGCCGCACCAGCGAGGCGATCAAGCGGCTGATGACCCTTCAGGCCAAGACCGCCCGCGTCGTGCGCGGCGGCGAGGAAGTCGAGGTCCCGATCGCCGAGGTGGTCGCCGGCGACGTCGTCGCGGTGCGTCCGGGCGAGCGGGTCGCGGTCGACGGCGAAGTGGTCGACGGCGCCTCGTTCATCGACGAATCCATGATCACGGGCGAACCGATCCCGGTGGAGAAGACGGTCGGCGCGACCGTGGTCGGCGGGACGGTGAACAAGACCGGGGCCTTCCGATTCCGCGCCACCAAGGTCGGTTCCGAAACCATGCTGGCGCAGATCGTGCGCATGGTCGAAGCCGCCCAGGGCTCGAAGCTGCCGATCCAGGCGACGGTGGACAAGGTGACCTCCTGGTTCGTGCCGGTAGTGATCGCCGCGGCGCTGCTGACCTTCGCCGCCTGGATGGTGTTCGGGCCGAGCCCGGCGCTCGCCTTCGCCCTGGTCAACGCGGTGGCGGTGCTGATCATCGCCTGCCCGTGCGCCATGGGCCTGGCGACGCCGACCTCGATCATGGTCGGCACCGGCAAGGCCGCCGAGCTCGGCGTGCTGTTCCGGCGGGGCGAGGCGCTGCAAGCGCTGCGCGACGTCAAGGTGGTGGCCTTCGACAAGACCGGCACCTTGACCGAGGGCCGTCCGGCCCTGACCGACCTGCAGGCCGCCGGCGGCTTCGGCGAGGACGAGGTCCTGGCCCTGACCTCGGCGGTCGAGAGCCGCTCGGAGCACCCGATCGCCGAGGCCATCGTCGAGGCGGCCAAGACCAAGGGCCTGGCGATCGCCGAGCCGCAGGACTTCGAGGCGGTTCCCGGCTTCGGCGCCCAGGCCCGCGCCGGCGGACGGCTGGTGCAGGTCGGCGCCGACCGCTTCATGGCCAAGCTGGGCCTCGACGTCGGCGCGTTCGCCGCCACCGCCGAGCGTCTGGGGGCCGAGGCCAAGAGCCCGCTCTATGTCGCGGTCGACGGCAAGCTGGCCGCCATCCTGGCGGTCGCCGACCCGATCAAGCCGACGACGCCGGAGGCGCTGGCCGCCCTGCACGCCATGGGGCTGAAGGTGGCGATGATCACCGGCGACAACGCCCACACCGCCCGCGCGGTGGCCGCCAAGCTGGGCCTGGACGAGATCGAAGCCGAGGTGCTGCCGGACGGCAAGGTCGCAGCCGTCAAGGCCCTGCGCGAACGGTTCGGCGCCATCGCCTTCGTCGGCGACGGGGTCAACGACGCCCCGGCCCTGGCCGCGGCGGACGTCGGGATCGCCATGGGCGCGGGCACCGACGTCGCCATCGAGAGCGCCGACGTCGTGCTGATGCGCAGCGACCTGCGGGCCGTGGCCACCGCCGCCGCCCTGAGCCGGGCGGTGATGCGCAACATCGGCCAGAACCTGGTCTGGGCGTTCGGCTACAACGTCATTCTGATCCCGGTCGCGGCGGGGGTGCTGTTCCCGATCTTCGGCCTGCTGCTGTCGCCGATGGTGGCGGCCGGCGCCATGGCGCTGTCCAGCGTCAGCGTCCTGACCAACGCCCTGCGGCTGAAGGCCTTCCGGCCTCCGGTCGCCGTCTAG
- a CDS encoding heavy-metal-associated domain-containing protein produces MMNFQVEGMSCSHCVQSVTNAVQAVEPQAKVTIDLASGRVAVDGSERRDAVAQAIKDAGYSVAAGA; encoded by the coding sequence ATGATGAATTTCCAGGTTGAAGGCATGTCCTGCAGCCACTGCGTGCAGTCGGTGACCAATGCCGTGCAGGCGGTCGAGCCCCAGGCCAAGGTCACGATCGATCTGGCCAGCGGGCGGGTCGCCGTCGACGGAAGCGAACGCCGCGACGCCGTCGCCCAGGCGATCAAGGACGCAGGTTACAGCGTCGCGGCGGGGGCCTAA